Proteins from a single region of Macrotis lagotis isolate mMagLag1 chromosome 2, bilby.v1.9.chrom.fasta, whole genome shotgun sequence:
- the G6PC3 gene encoding glucose-6-phosphatase 3, with protein MESTLGAGIAVAETLQRQLPWLEDVWLWVTFLGDPKCIFLFYFPLTFYACRHVGISVLWITLITEWLNLLSKWFLFGDRPFWWVHESGYYNEAPAQVHQFPVSCETGPGSPSGHCMITGAALWPIMIATSGQLAKQSRSRWIKLMPSLAYSTFLLAVGLSRIFILAHFPHQVIGGLIAGALLGWLMTPRVPVDRPVSFYGLTALALLLGASLIYWSLISLGIDLTWSIHLASKWCERPEWLHMETRPFSSLSRDSGAALGLGIALHSPFYAQIKRVQLGILQQAACLLLVLTLLGLLNWLGNPPQISLFYIFNFLKFTLWPCLVTALVPWLILSLSPQEAPPIKSK; from the exons ATGGAGTCCACCCTGGGAGCAGGCATCGCGGTGGCCGAGACTCTGCAGAGGCAGCTGCCCTGGCTGGAGGACGTCTGGCTCTGGGTTACCTTCCTGGGTGACCCCAAGTGCATCTTCTTATTCTACTTCCCCTTGACCTTCTATGCCTGTCGCCATGTGGGCATTTCTGTGCTCTGGATCACCCTGATAACCGAGTGGCTCAACCTCCTCTCCAAGTG GTTTCTTTTTGGAGACAGGCCCTTTTGGTGGGTTCATGAATCTGGATACTATAATGAAGCACCTGCCCAGGTTCATCAGTTCCCTGTATCCTGTGAAACTGGGCCAG GTAGTCCCTCCGGTCACTGCATGATCACGGGAGCTGCCCTCTGGCCCATCATGATTGCCACCTCAGGCCAACTTGCAAAACAAAGTCGCAG cCGCTGGATTAAGTTGATGCCCAGCCTGGCTTATAGCACATTTCTCTTGGCAGTCGGACTCTCCCGGATCTTCATCCTTGCACACTTCCCCCACCAGGTGATAGGTGGCCTGATAGCTG GTGCTCTACTGGGATGGTTGATGACTCCACGTGTCCCTGTTGATCGTCCAGTCAGCTTTTATGGGTTAACAGCACTGGCACTTCTGCTCGGTGCCAGCCTCATTTACTGGAGCCTCATCTCCCTGGGAATAGATCTGACTTG GTCCATTCACCTGGCTTCCAAGTGGTGTGAGCGCCCAGAGTGGCTGCACATGGAAACAAGACCTTTCTCTTCCCTAAGTCGGGATTCTGGAGCTGCCCTAGGCCTGGGCATTGCTTTGCACTCACCCTTCTATGCTCAGATCAAGCGGGTACAGTTGGGAATCCTACAGCAAGCTGCTTGCCTGCTGTTGGTCCTAACTCTTTTGGGGCTCCTTAACTGGCTGGGTAACCCACCCCAGATCAGCCTCTTCTACATCTTTAACTTTCTCAAGTTTACCCTTTGGCCCTGCCTTGTCACTGCCTTAGTGCCCTGGCTGATCCTCTCCCTCAGTCCCCAAGAGGCCCCACCCATCAAATCCAAGTGA